Proteins from a genomic interval of Medicago truncatula cultivar Jemalong A17 chromosome 3, MtrunA17r5.0-ANR, whole genome shotgun sequence:
- the LOC112417817 gene encoding uncharacterized protein yields MNTSVVTPAPVSPPCEVCGIFGHIGIDCQLSSVVRGPEQNPVVKIKNNEGEIGSDEPQSEKTIGENEKPFVSPPHEPKNPLTQERKPDDKGNIMVDGIITFIAKKFGVQDDGNDDGGDEEEFYPHYTPETADFSKCIKFENGLRAEFKRAIGYQKIRVFFEMRMVEDRRPKKKDAPAEIVCFTCGEKGHKSNACPWDAKRCFRCGKKGHALAECKHDDIVCFNCNEERHIGA; encoded by the exons atgaaTACTAGTGTTGTCACACCTGCTCCTGTATCACCTCCTTGTGAAGTTTGTGGTATATTTGGCCATATTGGCATTGATTGCCAACTAAGTAGTGTTGTTAGaggtcctgagcaa AACCCCGTTGTGAAAATTAAGAACAATGAGGGAGAGATAGGAAGTGATGAGCCTCAAAGTGAGAAAACTATAGGAGAGAATGAAAAGCCATTTGTTTCACCACCTCATGAGCCTAAAAATCCATTAACACAAG AAAGAAAACCGGATGATAAGGGTAATATAATGGTAGATGGAATCATCACTTTTATTGCTAAGAAGTTTGGG gtacaaGATGATGGtaatgatgatggtggtgatgaagaggag ttttatccgcactaTACTCCAGAGACTGCTGATTTTTCAAAgtgtatcaaatttgagaacGGTTTGCGTGCTGAGTTTAAGAGGGCAATTGGTTACCAGAAGATTCGAGTTTTCTTTGAGATG aggatggtcgaaGATagacggcctaagaagaaggatgctcctgcAGAGATTGTCTGTTTtacttgtggtgagaaaggccacaagagtaatgcttgtccTTGGGATGCCAAGAGATGTTTCCGCTGTGGAAAGAAGGGTCATGCACTAGCTGAGTGCAAACATGATGATATAGtatgttttaactgcaatgaagAGCGTCACATTGGTGCATAA